The following coding sequences are from one Hydra vulgaris chromosome 04, alternate assembly HydraT2T_AEP window:
- the LOC136079359 gene encoding uncharacterized protein LOC136079359, which yields MFKYFSANSTSKDIDVLDEMVSKYNNTKHSSIKMTPVEASDKKNENIVWFNLNGNVRSESVRKKFSFGDRVRITKKKTTFEKGYTPRWTEEVFTVSKIQFTDPPTYKLTDDNNEEIQGTFYEQEMQKTDQNIFRIEKVIRKLKNKSLVKWYGYPESFNSWVDNKELTSLI from the coding sequence atgtttaagtACTTTTCAGCTAATTCTACTAGTAAAGATATTGAcgttttagatgaaatggtaagtaaatacaacaacacaaagcattcttcaattaaaatgacacCAGTTGAAGCTAGCGATAAAAAGAATGAGAATATTGTTTGGTTCAATCTAAATGGAAATGTACGATCAGAGTCtgtaagaaaaaagttttcatttggTGATAGAGTTAGGATAACTAAAAAGAAGACAACGTTTGAAAAAGGATACACACCGAGATGGACTGAAGAAGTTTTTACTGTTTCAAAAATTCAGTTTACAGATCCACCAACTTATAAATTGACTGACgataataatgaagaaatacaaggtactttttatgaacaagaaatgcaaaaaacggatcaaaatatatttaggattgaaaaagttattcgtaaacttaaaaacaaatcattagTAAAGTGGTATGGATATCCTGAGTCGTTTAACTCATGGGTTGATAATAAAGAATTGACAAGTCTGATTTAA
- the LOC136079360 gene encoding uncharacterized protein LOC136079360 translates to MVITQTGYPLKVELRLRPVSVTFYYICQRYPEVIKSKAVLFADDTKIFRSIENAQSAQELQNDIDALVTWSQKWGMKFNIDKCSVMHLGNNNKSHSYNIHDPEKNIRVNIKPTNCERDLGVHIDSNLLFSKHTTIQVNKVTQIIGIIKRTFTSYPDLLSFKKLFSAQVRPHLEYCGSICNLGLLKD, encoded by the coding sequence ATGGTGATTACTCAAACTGGGTACCCGTTAAAAGTGGAGTTAAGACTCCGTCCCGTCAgtgttactttttattatatatgtcaAAGATATCCTGAAGTAATCAAATCAAAAGCTGTTCTTTTCGCTGACGATACCAAAATCTTTCGTTCTATTGAAAATGCTCAATCTGCGCAAGAATTACAAAATGACATCGACGCTCTTGTAACATGGTCTCAAAAATGGGGAATGAAATTTAACATTGATAAATGTTCTGTAATGCACTTAGGAAACAACAACAAATCCCATAGTTATAATATACATGatccagaaaaaaatataagagtAAACATTAAACCCACAAATTGCGAACGAGATTTAGGTGTTCACATAGattcaaacttattattttccAAACACACAACTATTCAAGTCAACAAAGTCACACAAATAAtaggaataataaaaagaacatttacATCATATCCAGATTTATTATccttcaaaaaactattttcagcTCAAGTCCGCCCTCACTTAGAATACTGTGGATCAATCTGTAACCTTGGACTTCTCAAAGACTAA